A region of Paralichthys olivaceus isolate ysfri-2021 chromosome 24, ASM2471397v2, whole genome shotgun sequence DNA encodes the following proteins:
- the als2b gene encoding alsin isoform X3, with amino-acid sequence MESQRKSSGDDDGGERGLLHTWKGYSCSVTPERMLLPRPVLQVALGIRHGVLLVEGGQVYSFGELPWKQSQVPGGPTQECALSGQRVVAVAAGSFHSGAVTEDGGVHMWGDNGAGQCGLSGLSAVPNPTPVALVDSDTVPPQTVPVLELACGEQHTLALSVKREVWAWGSGCQLGLNVATFPVWKPQKVEHLAGRYVLQVACGALHSLALVRCLGSQDVQRPPVDKCRHCNQLLYTMTDKEDHVIISDGHYCPPGAELTKDERKLEAPAHGLKTSPSEPVLSSHTSTSHSDSPAPQTSADPSSDSAPVQDLEKEETALANGVLPCSDSDPTAQSEGGSGAVSVVKSSLYPDEQAVKDYLKKLTDNTQTEAKTGGLHSLLPSAVGLASSPSATLNTLVASCASAVGERVASTYEALSLKKMMNYLPSGVSRSGAPTGLTGTAPGVGDNTTERVRQEDSMQGKKSSSTGDIREEEAESMRRRLSLPGLLSQGRYAVHLLSSSYALLLSPRLLRKAVRPRMRAVALTPLGAAVPEAPEVLPTLQTEVWSWGHGEHGQLGHGDNLARLKPLCIKSLNSKEVVRVAAGAGHSLALTAQSQVFSWGSNSSGQLGHMESPSTIPRLAKLSEGIRVWDVSAGSKHTLLLADGDCIQPIIYYSGQQAKETEEESEAKEPGHQEEGEEKQERAGGYTPQPVLLPFCMHLGYVSSVFAGGKRCVALSDRNVMGFIASLHELAAAERKFYCKLCNIKTQIIRPLLELESLSSTLGQVTFGFLQILAGQFSLLCHMTGQHAASLTANLRRGRDVKSLLILDHAGIFLDSYNEYCSTLGNFQVMGGIQALTKPSLDFFGKSPELLQRLSECSEENPAVADLLSALFYLPINHIHEYGRLLLKLATCFEVCSDEYQRLQDSCSKFEALSLQLKRRRKDAEYTFHFWKSFPGKMTVNSLRDSLRKPHRRLICESSNKALTLQNAGRFSVNWFILFNDALVHAQFSTHHVFPLATLWVEPIPEENTGTYGLKMITPEETFTLLASSPMEKAKWLRSINQTVDQALSGATHDKTSVSPGSGPKLEPPISRTASYTFYKDGRLKEATYEGRWLAGKPNGRGVLKWPDGRIYTGEFKNGLEDGFGEFTAPNKALNKNDHYQGHWKDGKMHGLGTYRYASGEVYDGSFQDGMRHGHGMLRSGKLNTSSPSVFIGQWVQDKKTGYGVFDDITKGEKYMGMWQDHLRQGTGVVVTQFGLYYEGTFKDNKMMGTGILLSEDDTTYEGEFSDDWTLNGKGVLTMANSDYLEGSFGGEWGSSLKVTGSYFKPHLFDADKEKTHVVKLGRLCVCSEDKWQAVFVECWSQLGCETSGQGENWKAWENIAVALTTNRWQIQDRPEILSRSHSRTLESLEVIPQHVGPITMDRYHIIRLYLIKACDTPLHPLGRLVETLVAVYRMTYVGVGANRRLLPQAVNEIKSYLNRIFQIVRFLFPDLPEEGGQIPEPTTNLPDQKEPGSTDAPPQSPKPVRVVSCSALLLPVLLPRLYPPLFTLYALDKEKEDGVYWDCVLRLNKQADLALLAFLGVQQKFWPVTISVCMPALGEKQQVRFGCSSYSTPSTSTTKIQVLSSTKDACFASAVETLQQISTTFTPSDKLQVIQLTFEEITQEVQSLLKQDFLWSMDDLFPVFLYVVLRARIRNLGSEVSLIEDLMDPSVQHGEHGIMFTTLKACYYQIQHEKIT; translated from the exons ATGGAATCCCAGAGGAAGAG CTCCGGGGACGATGATGGAGGAGAGCGAGGCCTGCTCCACACCTGGAAGGGCTACTCCTGCAGCGTCACCCCAGAGAGGATGCTTCTACCCCGGCCTGTCCTCCAGGTCGCACTGGGCATACGACATGGAGTTCTGTTGGTGGAAG GAGGACAGGTGTACAGTTTTGGGGAGCTGCCATGGAAGCAGAGTCAAGTCCCTGGAGGACCCACCCAGGAATGTGCTCTAAGCGGGCAGCGTGTGGTCGCCGTTGCAGCTGGCAGTTTCCACAGCGGGGCAGTGACGGAGGATGGCGGCGTCCACATGTGGGGGGACAATGGGGCAGGACAGTGTGGCCTGTCGGGGCTCAGTGCCGTCCCCAACCCGACTCCGGTGGCTCTGGTGGACTCGGACACTGTTCCCCCGCAGACGGTGCCTGTGCTGGAGTTGGCCTGTGGGGAACAGCACACCCTGGCGCTGTCGGTCAAGCGGGAGGTGTGGGCATGGGGCAGCGGTTGCCAGCTGGGCCTCAATGTGGCCACCTTTCCTGTGTGGAAACCACAAAAGGTTGAACACTTAGCAGGGAGGTATGTACTTCAGGTGGCCTGCGGGGCTTTGCACAGCCTGGCCCTGGTGCGCTGCCTGGGATCTCAGGATGTCCAACGGCCCCCCGTGGACAAATGCAGACATTGTAACCAGCTGCTGTACACCATGACGGACAAAGAGGACCACGTCATCATCTCTGACGGTCACTACTGCCCCCCTGGCGCGGAGCTGACTAAGGatgagaggaagctggaggcGCCCGCCCACGGACTCAAAACATCTCCATCTGAGCCCGTCCTCTCCTCTCATACATCCACCTCACACTCTGATTCCCCAGCACCTCAGACAAGTGCTGACCCCTCCTCTGACTCTGCCCCCGTCCAGGACctggagaaagaggaaacagcaTTGGCTAACGGAGTGCTGCCTTGCTCAGACTCTGACCCCACTGCTCAGTCTGAAGGCGGCAGTGGTGCTGTATCAGTGGTCAAGAGTTCACTCTATCCAGATGAGCAGGCTGTCAAAGACTACTTGAAGAAGCtgacagacaacacacagacagaagcgAAGACAGGAGGACTGCACAGTCTGCTT CCTTCAGCCGTGGGCCTCGCCTCCAGCCCGAGCGCCACACTCAACACCCTGGTGGCCTCTTGCGCCTCTGCTGTGGGCGAGCGGGTCGCCTCCACCTACGAGGCCTTGTCCCTCAAAAAGATGATGAACTACCTGCCCTCTGGGGTGTCTCGGTCAGGCGCACCCACTGGGCTTACCGGCACGGCCCCGGGAGTCGGCGACAATACCACAGAGCGTGTCCGCCAGGAGGACTCCATGCAGGGCAAGAAGAGCTCCAGCACAGGAGACATCCGCGAGGAGGAGGCCGAGAGTATGCGGCGCCGCCTCTCACTCCCAGGACTCCTCTCACAGGGTAGATACGCTGTTCACCTCTTATCATCCTCCTATGCCCTGCTGC TGTCCCCGCGGCTGCTGAGAAAAGCTGTTCGCCCCAGGATGCGCGCTGTCGCCCTCACCCCGCTGGGAGCTGCGGTCCCCGAGGCCCCGGAGGTGCTGCCCACCCTGCAGACAGAAGTATGGAGCTGGGGCCACGGCGAGCACGGACAGCTGGGACACGGGGACAACCTGGCCAG attaAAGCCGCTGTGCATCAAGAGTCTGAACAGTAAGGAGGTGGTGCGGGTGGCGGCAGGCGCTGGTCATTCCCTCGCCCTCACCGCTCAGTCTCAG GTATTTTCATGGGGAAGCAACAGCTCTGGTCAGCTTGGACACATGGAGTCCCCCAGCACCATCCCCCGTCTTGCAAAG CTCTCGGAGGGCATCCGGGTGTGGGATGTGAGCGCAGGGAGTAAACACACCCTCCTACTCGCAGACGGCGACTGCATCCAGCCCATCATTTATTACAGCGGGCAGCAGGCgaaagagacggaggaggagagtgaggcCAAGGAGCCGGGTCAccaggaagaaggagaggagaagcaggagcgGGCAGGGGGCTACACCCCGCAGCCTGTACTACTGCCTTTCTGCATGCAT CTGGGCTATGTCAGCAGCGTGTTTGCTGGGGGCAAACGATGCGTGGCGCTCTCGGACAGAAACGTGATGGGCTTCATCGCCAGCCTCCATGAGCTGGCCGCAGCCGAGAGGAAGTTCTATTGCAAGCTGTGCAACATCAAGACACAGATAATACGCCCCCTGCTGGAGCTGG AATCGCTGAGCTCCACCCTTGGTCAGGTGACCTTTGGCTTCCTGCAGATTCTTGCAGGTCAGTtcagcctcctgtgtcacatgACCGGGCAGCACGCCGCCAGCCTCACAGCCAACCTGCGCCGTGGACGGGATGTCAAAAGTCTGCTCATTCTCGACCATGCGGGCATCTTCCTCGACTCCTATAATGA GTACTGCAGCACCCTGGGAAACTTCCAGGTGATGGGAGGTATTCAGGCCCTGACCAAGCCCTCGCT agaTTTCTTTGGGAAGAgtcctgagctgctgcagcgacTGTCGGAGTGCAGCGAGGAGAACCCCGCCGTGGCAGACCTCCTGTCGGCACTCTTCTACCTCCCAATTAACCACATTCATGAATACGGCCGACTGCTGCTCAAACTGGCCACCTGCTTCGAAGTG TGCTCCGATGAATACCAGAGGCTGCAGGACAGCTGCTCCAAGTTTGAAGCTTTGTCCCTCCagctgaagagaagaagaaaagacgcTGAGTACACGTTTCACTTCTGGAAGAGCTTCCCTGGCAAAATGACGGTAAACTCACTGAGA GACTCTCTGAGGAAGCCTCACCGTCGGCTGATCTGCGAGAGCAGCAACAAGGCCCTGACCCTACAGAACGCCGGGAGGTTCTCCGTCAACTGGTTCATCCTTTTCAACGACGCTTTGGTCCACGCACAG ttCTCCACCCATCACGTCTTCCCTCTGGCCACACTGTGGGTGGAGCCCATCCCAGAGGAGAACACTGGGAC atacgGTTTGAAGATGATCACACCCGAGGAGACGTTCACCCTGCTGGCCTCCTCTCCCATGGAGAAG GCGAAGTGGCTTCGCTCCATCAACCAGACGGTGGACCAGGCCCTCAGTGGAGCCACGCACGACAAGACATCAGTCAGCCCGGGGTCGGGGCCAAAGCTGGAGCCTCCTATCTCCAGGACGGCATCCTACACTTTTTATAAGGATGGGCGTCTGAAAGAGGCCACATACGAAGGCCGCTGGCTCGCTGGCAAACCCAACGGCAG GGGAGTGTTAAAATGGCCTGATGGGCGAATATACACAGGGGAGTTCAAGAACGGACTGGAAGATGG GTTTGGAGAATTTACCGCTCCCAATAAAGCGCTCAACAAGAACGATCACTATCAAGGTCACTGGAAAGATGGGAAGATGCACGGCCTCGGGACGTACAG GTATGCCAGTGGTGAGGTCTACGATGGATCCTTCCAGGATGGTATGCGACACGGTCACGGCATGCTGCGCAGCGGCAAGCTTAACACGTCCTCCCCCAGTGTCTTCATAGGCCAGTGGGTGCAGGACAAGAAGACAGGCTACGGAGTCTTTGACGATATAACAAA GGGAGAAAAGTACATGGGCATGTGGCAGGACCACCTGCGGCAGGGCACCGGGGTGGTCGTCACCCAGTTTGGCCTGTACTATGAAGGAACCTTCAAAGATAATAAAATGATG GGCACTGGAATCCTTCTGTCAGAGGACGACACAACGTATGAGGGGGAGTTCTCTGACGACTGGACCCTGAATGGAAAG GGTGTGCTGACCATGGCAAACAGTGACTACCTGGAGGGCTCCTTTGGTGGTGAATGGGGCTCCAGCCTCAAGGTGACGGGCTCCTACTTCAAACCACACCTATTCGACGCCGACAAAGAAAAGACTCATGTTGT GAAGCTCggccgtctgtgtgtgtgctcggaGGATAAGTGGCAGGCGGTGTTTGTCGAGTGTTGGAGTCAGCTGGGATGTGAGACGTCGGGCCAAGGAGAAAACTGGAAGGCGTGGGAGAACATAGCTGTGGCCCTCACCACCAACCGGTGGCAGATCCAGGACAG GCCGGAGATTCTCTCTCGGAGCCACAGTAGAACCCTGGAGAGTCTGGAGGTCATCCCGCAGCATGTGGGACCCATTACTATGGACAGATATCACATCATCCGCCTCTACCTCATCAAG GCTTGTGACACCCCACTCCACCCACTGGGACGGCTGGTGGAGACCCTGGTGGCGGTCTACAGGATGACCTACGTGGGCGTTGGAGCCAACCGGCGACTCCTGCCTCAGGCTGTCAATGAGATCAAGTCTTACCTCAACCGCATCTTCCAGATTGTCAG GTTTCTGTTCCCAGACCTGCCAGAAGAGGGTGGCCAAATTCCAGAGCCAACCACGAACCTACCAGACCAGAAGGAGCCAGGCTCGACTGATGCCCCGCCGCAGTCACCCAAACCTGT CCGTGTGGTCAGCTGCTCGGCTCTGCTGCTTCCCGTCCTACTGCCTCGCCTCTACCCGCCACTCTTCACCCTCTACGCTCTAGACAAAGAGAAGGAAGACGGCGTCTACTGGGATTGCGTCCTCCGCCTCAATAAGCAGGCTGACCTTGCCCTCCTCGCCTTCCTGGGCGTCCAGCA AAAATTCTGGCCTGTTACCATTTCTGTCTGCATGCCTGCACTGGGGGAGAAGCAGCAGGTACGTTTTGGTTGTTCATCTTACTCTACCCCAAGTACATCGACAACAAAAATCCAG GTTCTCTCCAGCACCAAAGACGCCTGCTTTGCTTCTGCAGTGGAAACTCTGCAACAGATTAG cacaaCGTTCACTCCGTCTGACAAGCTGCAGGTGATCCAGCTCACATTCGAGGAGATCACGCAGGAAGTCCAGTCGCTGCTGAAGCAAGACTTCCTGTGGTCCATGGACGACCTCTTCCCTGTCTTCCTCTACGTTGTGCTGCGAGCTCG TATCAGGAAcctggggtcagaggtcagcctGATCGAAGACCTGATGGACCCCAGCGTCCAGCATGGAGAGCATGGAATCATGTTCACCACGCTCAAG GCGTGTTACTACCAGATCCAGCATGAGAAGATCACTTAG
- the als2b gene encoding alsin isoform X2 yields MESQRKSSGDDDGGERGLLHTWKGYSCSVTPERMLLPRPVLQVALGIRHGVLLVEGGQVYSFGELPWKQSQVPGGPTQECALSGQRVVAVAAGSFHSGAVTEDGGVHMWGDNGAGQCGLSGLSAVPNPTPVALVDSDTVPPQTVPVLELACGEQHTLALSVKREVWAWGSGCQLGLNVATFPVWKPQKVEHLAGRYVLQVACGALHSLALVRCLGSQDVQRPPVDKCRHCNQLLYTMTDKEDHVIISDGHYCPPGAELTKDERKLEAPAHGLKTSPSEPVLSSHTSTSHSDSPAPQTSADPSSDSAPVQDLEKEETALANGVLPCSDSDPTAQSEGGSGAVSVVKSSLYPDEQAVKDYLKKLTDNTQTEAKTGGLHSLLPSAVGLASSPSATLNTLVASCASAVGERVASTYEALSLKKMMNYLPSGVSRSGAPTGLTGTAPGVGDNTTERVRQEDSMQGKKSSSTGDIREEEAESMRRRLSLPGLLSQGRYAVHLLSSSYALLLSPRLLRKAVRPRMRAVALTPLGAAVPEAPEVLPTLQTEVWSWGHGEHGQLGHGDNLARLKPLCIKSLNSKEVVRVAAGAGHSLALTAQSQVFSWGSNSSGQLGHMESPSTIPRLAKLSEGIRVWDVSAGSKHTLLLADGDCIQPIIYYSGQQAKETEEESEAKEPGHQEEGEEKQERAGGYTPQPVLLPFCMHLGYVSSVFAGGKRCVALSDRNVMGFIASLHELAAAERKFYCKLCNIKTQIIRPLLELESLSSTLGQVTFGFLQILAGQFSLLCHMTGQHAASLTANLRRGRDVKSLLILDHAGIFLDSYNEYCSTLGNFQVMGGIQALTKPSLDFFGKSPELLQRLSECSEENPAVADLLSALFYLPINHIHEYGRLLLKLATCFEVCSDEYQRLQDSCSKFEALSLQLKRRRKDAEYTFHFWKSFPGKMTDSLRKPHRRLICESSNKALTLQNAGRFSVNWFILFNDALVHAQGVAPCKNLFSTHHVFPLATLWVEPIPEENTGTYGLKMITPEETFTLLASSPMEKAKWLRSINQTVDQALSGATHDKTSVSPGSGPKLEPPISRTASYTFYKDGRLKEATYEGRWLAGKPNGRGVLKWPDGRIYTGEFKNGLEDGFGEFTAPNKALNKNDHYQGHWKDGKMHGLGTYRYASGEVYDGSFQDGMRHGHGMLRSGKLNTSSPSVFIGQWVQDKKTGYGVFDDITKGEKYMGMWQDHLRQGTGVVVTQFGLYYEGTFKDNKMMGTGILLSEDDTTYEGEFSDDWTLNGKGVLTMANSDYLEGSFGGEWGSSLKVTGSYFKPHLFDADKEKTHVVKLGRLCVCSEDKWQAVFVECWSQLGCETSGQGENWKAWENIAVALTTNRWQIQDRPEILSRSHSRTLESLEVIPQHVGPITMDRYHIIRLYLIKACDTPLHPLGRLVETLVAVYRMTYVGVGANRRLLPQAVNEIKSYLNRIFQIVRFLFPDLPEEGGQIPEPTTNLPDQKEPGSTDAPPQSPKPVRVVSCSALLLPVLLPRLYPPLFTLYALDKEKEDGVYWDCVLRLNKQADLALLAFLGVQQKFWPVTISVCMPALGEKQQVRFGCSSYSTPSTSTTKIQVLSSTKDACFASAVETLQQISTTFTPSDKLQVIQLTFEEITQEVQSLLKQDFLWSMDDLFPVFLYVVLRARIRNLGSEVSLIEDLMDPSVQHGEHGIMFTTLKACYYQIQHEKIT; encoded by the exons ATGGAATCCCAGAGGAAGAG CTCCGGGGACGATGATGGAGGAGAGCGAGGCCTGCTCCACACCTGGAAGGGCTACTCCTGCAGCGTCACCCCAGAGAGGATGCTTCTACCCCGGCCTGTCCTCCAGGTCGCACTGGGCATACGACATGGAGTTCTGTTGGTGGAAG GAGGACAGGTGTACAGTTTTGGGGAGCTGCCATGGAAGCAGAGTCAAGTCCCTGGAGGACCCACCCAGGAATGTGCTCTAAGCGGGCAGCGTGTGGTCGCCGTTGCAGCTGGCAGTTTCCACAGCGGGGCAGTGACGGAGGATGGCGGCGTCCACATGTGGGGGGACAATGGGGCAGGACAGTGTGGCCTGTCGGGGCTCAGTGCCGTCCCCAACCCGACTCCGGTGGCTCTGGTGGACTCGGACACTGTTCCCCCGCAGACGGTGCCTGTGCTGGAGTTGGCCTGTGGGGAACAGCACACCCTGGCGCTGTCGGTCAAGCGGGAGGTGTGGGCATGGGGCAGCGGTTGCCAGCTGGGCCTCAATGTGGCCACCTTTCCTGTGTGGAAACCACAAAAGGTTGAACACTTAGCAGGGAGGTATGTACTTCAGGTGGCCTGCGGGGCTTTGCACAGCCTGGCCCTGGTGCGCTGCCTGGGATCTCAGGATGTCCAACGGCCCCCCGTGGACAAATGCAGACATTGTAACCAGCTGCTGTACACCATGACGGACAAAGAGGACCACGTCATCATCTCTGACGGTCACTACTGCCCCCCTGGCGCGGAGCTGACTAAGGatgagaggaagctggaggcGCCCGCCCACGGACTCAAAACATCTCCATCTGAGCCCGTCCTCTCCTCTCATACATCCACCTCACACTCTGATTCCCCAGCACCTCAGACAAGTGCTGACCCCTCCTCTGACTCTGCCCCCGTCCAGGACctggagaaagaggaaacagcaTTGGCTAACGGAGTGCTGCCTTGCTCAGACTCTGACCCCACTGCTCAGTCTGAAGGCGGCAGTGGTGCTGTATCAGTGGTCAAGAGTTCACTCTATCCAGATGAGCAGGCTGTCAAAGACTACTTGAAGAAGCtgacagacaacacacagacagaagcgAAGACAGGAGGACTGCACAGTCTGCTT CCTTCAGCCGTGGGCCTCGCCTCCAGCCCGAGCGCCACACTCAACACCCTGGTGGCCTCTTGCGCCTCTGCTGTGGGCGAGCGGGTCGCCTCCACCTACGAGGCCTTGTCCCTCAAAAAGATGATGAACTACCTGCCCTCTGGGGTGTCTCGGTCAGGCGCACCCACTGGGCTTACCGGCACGGCCCCGGGAGTCGGCGACAATACCACAGAGCGTGTCCGCCAGGAGGACTCCATGCAGGGCAAGAAGAGCTCCAGCACAGGAGACATCCGCGAGGAGGAGGCCGAGAGTATGCGGCGCCGCCTCTCACTCCCAGGACTCCTCTCACAGGGTAGATACGCTGTTCACCTCTTATCATCCTCCTATGCCCTGCTGC TGTCCCCGCGGCTGCTGAGAAAAGCTGTTCGCCCCAGGATGCGCGCTGTCGCCCTCACCCCGCTGGGAGCTGCGGTCCCCGAGGCCCCGGAGGTGCTGCCCACCCTGCAGACAGAAGTATGGAGCTGGGGCCACGGCGAGCACGGACAGCTGGGACACGGGGACAACCTGGCCAG attaAAGCCGCTGTGCATCAAGAGTCTGAACAGTAAGGAGGTGGTGCGGGTGGCGGCAGGCGCTGGTCATTCCCTCGCCCTCACCGCTCAGTCTCAG GTATTTTCATGGGGAAGCAACAGCTCTGGTCAGCTTGGACACATGGAGTCCCCCAGCACCATCCCCCGTCTTGCAAAG CTCTCGGAGGGCATCCGGGTGTGGGATGTGAGCGCAGGGAGTAAACACACCCTCCTACTCGCAGACGGCGACTGCATCCAGCCCATCATTTATTACAGCGGGCAGCAGGCgaaagagacggaggaggagagtgaggcCAAGGAGCCGGGTCAccaggaagaaggagaggagaagcaggagcgGGCAGGGGGCTACACCCCGCAGCCTGTACTACTGCCTTTCTGCATGCAT CTGGGCTATGTCAGCAGCGTGTTTGCTGGGGGCAAACGATGCGTGGCGCTCTCGGACAGAAACGTGATGGGCTTCATCGCCAGCCTCCATGAGCTGGCCGCAGCCGAGAGGAAGTTCTATTGCAAGCTGTGCAACATCAAGACACAGATAATACGCCCCCTGCTGGAGCTGG AATCGCTGAGCTCCACCCTTGGTCAGGTGACCTTTGGCTTCCTGCAGATTCTTGCAGGTCAGTtcagcctcctgtgtcacatgACCGGGCAGCACGCCGCCAGCCTCACAGCCAACCTGCGCCGTGGACGGGATGTCAAAAGTCTGCTCATTCTCGACCATGCGGGCATCTTCCTCGACTCCTATAATGA GTACTGCAGCACCCTGGGAAACTTCCAGGTGATGGGAGGTATTCAGGCCCTGACCAAGCCCTCGCT agaTTTCTTTGGGAAGAgtcctgagctgctgcagcgacTGTCGGAGTGCAGCGAGGAGAACCCCGCCGTGGCAGACCTCCTGTCGGCACTCTTCTACCTCCCAATTAACCACATTCATGAATACGGCCGACTGCTGCTCAAACTGGCCACCTGCTTCGAAGTG TGCTCCGATGAATACCAGAGGCTGCAGGACAGCTGCTCCAAGTTTGAAGCTTTGTCCCTCCagctgaagagaagaagaaaagacgcTGAGTACACGTTTCACTTCTGGAAGAGCTTCCCTGGCAAAATGACG GACTCTCTGAGGAAGCCTCACCGTCGGCTGATCTGCGAGAGCAGCAACAAGGCCCTGACCCTACAGAACGCCGGGAGGTTCTCCGTCAACTGGTTCATCCTTTTCAACGACGCTTTGGTCCACGCACAG GGCGTGGCGCCTTGTAAAAATCTT ttCTCCACCCATCACGTCTTCCCTCTGGCCACACTGTGGGTGGAGCCCATCCCAGAGGAGAACACTGGGAC atacgGTTTGAAGATGATCACACCCGAGGAGACGTTCACCCTGCTGGCCTCCTCTCCCATGGAGAAG GCGAAGTGGCTTCGCTCCATCAACCAGACGGTGGACCAGGCCCTCAGTGGAGCCACGCACGACAAGACATCAGTCAGCCCGGGGTCGGGGCCAAAGCTGGAGCCTCCTATCTCCAGGACGGCATCCTACACTTTTTATAAGGATGGGCGTCTGAAAGAGGCCACATACGAAGGCCGCTGGCTCGCTGGCAAACCCAACGGCAG GGGAGTGTTAAAATGGCCTGATGGGCGAATATACACAGGGGAGTTCAAGAACGGACTGGAAGATGG GTTTGGAGAATTTACCGCTCCCAATAAAGCGCTCAACAAGAACGATCACTATCAAGGTCACTGGAAAGATGGGAAGATGCACGGCCTCGGGACGTACAG GTATGCCAGTGGTGAGGTCTACGATGGATCCTTCCAGGATGGTATGCGACACGGTCACGGCATGCTGCGCAGCGGCAAGCTTAACACGTCCTCCCCCAGTGTCTTCATAGGCCAGTGGGTGCAGGACAAGAAGACAGGCTACGGAGTCTTTGACGATATAACAAA GGGAGAAAAGTACATGGGCATGTGGCAGGACCACCTGCGGCAGGGCACCGGGGTGGTCGTCACCCAGTTTGGCCTGTACTATGAAGGAACCTTCAAAGATAATAAAATGATG GGCACTGGAATCCTTCTGTCAGAGGACGACACAACGTATGAGGGGGAGTTCTCTGACGACTGGACCCTGAATGGAAAG GGTGTGCTGACCATGGCAAACAGTGACTACCTGGAGGGCTCCTTTGGTGGTGAATGGGGCTCCAGCCTCAAGGTGACGGGCTCCTACTTCAAACCACACCTATTCGACGCCGACAAAGAAAAGACTCATGTTGT GAAGCTCggccgtctgtgtgtgtgctcggaGGATAAGTGGCAGGCGGTGTTTGTCGAGTGTTGGAGTCAGCTGGGATGTGAGACGTCGGGCCAAGGAGAAAACTGGAAGGCGTGGGAGAACATAGCTGTGGCCCTCACCACCAACCGGTGGCAGATCCAGGACAG GCCGGAGATTCTCTCTCGGAGCCACAGTAGAACCCTGGAGAGTCTGGAGGTCATCCCGCAGCATGTGGGACCCATTACTATGGACAGATATCACATCATCCGCCTCTACCTCATCAAG GCTTGTGACACCCCACTCCACCCACTGGGACGGCTGGTGGAGACCCTGGTGGCGGTCTACAGGATGACCTACGTGGGCGTTGGAGCCAACCGGCGACTCCTGCCTCAGGCTGTCAATGAGATCAAGTCTTACCTCAACCGCATCTTCCAGATTGTCAG GTTTCTGTTCCCAGACCTGCCAGAAGAGGGTGGCCAAATTCCAGAGCCAACCACGAACCTACCAGACCAGAAGGAGCCAGGCTCGACTGATGCCCCGCCGCAGTCACCCAAACCTGT CCGTGTGGTCAGCTGCTCGGCTCTGCTGCTTCCCGTCCTACTGCCTCGCCTCTACCCGCCACTCTTCACCCTCTACGCTCTAGACAAAGAGAAGGAAGACGGCGTCTACTGGGATTGCGTCCTCCGCCTCAATAAGCAGGCTGACCTTGCCCTCCTCGCCTTCCTGGGCGTCCAGCA AAAATTCTGGCCTGTTACCATTTCTGTCTGCATGCCTGCACTGGGGGAGAAGCAGCAGGTACGTTTTGGTTGTTCATCTTACTCTACCCCAAGTACATCGACAACAAAAATCCAG GTTCTCTCCAGCACCAAAGACGCCTGCTTTGCTTCTGCAGTGGAAACTCTGCAACAGATTAG cacaaCGTTCACTCCGTCTGACAAGCTGCAGGTGATCCAGCTCACATTCGAGGAGATCACGCAGGAAGTCCAGTCGCTGCTGAAGCAAGACTTCCTGTGGTCCATGGACGACCTCTTCCCTGTCTTCCTCTACGTTGTGCTGCGAGCTCG TATCAGGAAcctggggtcagaggtcagcctGATCGAAGACCTGATGGACCCCAGCGTCCAGCATGGAGAGCATGGAATCATGTTCACCACGCTCAAG GCGTGTTACTACCAGATCCAGCATGAGAAGATCACTTAG